The Algoriphagus sp. TR-M9 genome has a window encoding:
- a CDS encoding lamin tail domain-containing protein, producing MVSLFFIWQLVFFEVLSSEEPLPISELRLVQNFESDFDAVNRPEAFLPGWFGNEIRDAASRIYQGNGLGRNGSRALVVQPISTFDGEVIIRLDPSDLSAPKVRFWARSLQNGSGDRPALVYFSWGLELDGVFSDARQLGEPDEFANENQEFRSFTFSLPEGMTGLPEVYLKLQVIYGEGAGTCAKWMMDDFELGDLVEDTQSPKVSDVRGFDEKVIQLTFDEALDPVFSEFSMSYKLDGLEPASVVLEKDSLVLLQFDEKLEKGRDYEVQIRQIPDLEGNFMQDTTVYFRFFDPTAFDFKTLVINEIMPAPRPDLDLPNAEYVEIYHAGEHVIRLGGLSFANSRTEVKLPEQWVSPGEYFLLVPKSDAALFEDTGQVMPLSPWPALLNSGDELSLIDDSGKLIDHISYQTSSWGGSEFSGGGYSLEVSNPYRNCDQSELLASSTDPLRGTPGKQNSNFDLSPDTSLPTLIAAYFSSDSSMVLTFSEAVQVSSDQSNWSSEPELLVDTTYSLSSTEVFVSFAGSVMPNQHYAIQFGSVSDCAGNESGPLSLSLILPQKAELGDVMINELLFNAKSGSPKFVELVNVTDSYLEIGDWVLANLDEDGVPDQIRVLSESPLVLEPRDFLAISSDSSQLKLDFPKSSFGNFHQLSSLPSYPIGGGTVVLLTSEMEVAENFTYSDELHHPLLRDSKGVSLERISLESPASLADNWQTASSNEDFGTPGKANSNVLSDEFKGDIITIEPEIFDPEGSSGNSFTRISYEFEQAGWTGSFSIYATDGRLIQTLAQNQILGSSGFYTWHGTDELGGRVRAGYYVLLVELFDLDGRKSTMKKTLVVATQLK from the coding sequence ATGGTCAGCTTATTTTTTATTTGGCAATTGGTCTTTTTTGAGGTTTTATCTTCAGAGGAACCTTTGCCTATTTCTGAGCTAAGGCTAGTCCAGAATTTTGAGTCAGATTTTGATGCCGTCAATAGGCCGGAAGCCTTTTTGCCTGGTTGGTTTGGTAATGAAATCCGGGATGCTGCCTCTAGGATTTATCAGGGAAATGGTCTGGGTAGAAATGGGAGCAGGGCGCTAGTGGTTCAGCCAATTTCTACCTTTGATGGAGAGGTCATTATTCGCTTGGATCCGTCTGACCTGAGTGCTCCAAAAGTCAGATTTTGGGCCAGATCACTGCAGAATGGCTCAGGTGACCGGCCCGCTTTGGTTTACTTTTCCTGGGGCTTGGAGTTAGATGGGGTATTTTCTGATGCTAGGCAGCTGGGAGAACCCGATGAATTTGCAAACGAAAACCAAGAGTTCAGGAGTTTTACATTTTCGCTTCCAGAGGGCATGACTGGACTTCCGGAAGTTTATTTGAAGCTCCAGGTTATCTATGGGGAAGGAGCTGGTACCTGCGCCAAGTGGATGATGGATGATTTTGAGTTAGGTGATTTGGTAGAGGATACGCAAAGTCCGAAGGTCTCAGATGTCCGAGGCTTTGATGAAAAGGTGATTCAATTGACGTTCGATGAGGCCTTAGACCCGGTTTTTTCTGAGTTTAGCATGAGTTACAAGCTGGATGGATTGGAACCGGCTTCAGTGGTATTGGAGAAAGATTCTTTGGTTTTGTTGCAGTTTGATGAAAAGCTGGAAAAGGGTAGGGACTATGAGGTTCAGATCAGGCAGATTCCAGATTTGGAAGGGAATTTCATGCAGGATACTACAGTTTACTTTCGGTTTTTTGATCCCACAGCGTTTGATTTCAAAACTTTGGTAATCAATGAAATAATGCCGGCGCCGCGACCTGATCTTGATTTGCCCAATGCAGAATATGTAGAAATCTATCACGCCGGAGAGCATGTGATTAGGCTAGGAGGGCTTTCATTTGCCAATTCTAGAACTGAGGTCAAGCTACCAGAGCAATGGGTATCCCCGGGGGAGTATTTTCTATTGGTACCAAAAAGTGACGCTGCTCTTTTTGAAGATACCGGGCAAGTTATGCCGCTTTCCCCTTGGCCTGCCTTATTGAATTCAGGTGATGAACTGAGTTTGATAGATGATTCCGGAAAGTTAATTGATCATATTTCCTATCAAACTTCCTCTTGGGGAGGAAGCGAATTCTCAGGAGGAGGTTATAGTTTGGAGGTTTCAAATCCATATAGGAATTGCGATCAGAGTGAGTTGTTGGCTAGCTCTACCGATCCGCTGCGTGGAACTCCAGGTAAGCAAAATTCTAATTTTGACCTGAGTCCGGATACTAGCCTACCTACTCTTATTGCTGCTTATTTTTCAAGTGATAGCAGTATGGTTTTGACTTTTTCAGAGGCTGTTCAGGTTAGCTCGGACCAGAGTAATTGGAGCAGCGAGCCCGAATTGCTGGTCGATACAACCTATAGTTTGAGTTCTACTGAAGTTTTTGTTTCTTTTGCTGGTTCGGTTATGCCCAATCAGCACTATGCTATACAGTTTGGCTCGGTGAGTGACTGTGCAGGGAATGAATCAGGACCGCTTTCTTTATCCCTGATTTTACCCCAAAAGGCGGAATTGGGAGATGTGATGATCAATGAGTTGCTTTTCAATGCTAAAAGTGGAAGTCCAAAATTTGTAGAACTGGTAAATGTGACGGATTCCTATCTGGAGATAGGAGATTGGGTCTTGGCAAACCTGGATGAGGATGGAGTTCCAGATCAAATTAGGGTTTTGAGTGAAAGCCCTTTGGTATTGGAGCCAAGAGATTTTTTGGCTATCAGCTCGGATTCCAGTCAATTGAAGTTGGACTTCCCAAAATCCTCCTTTGGTAATTTTCATCAGCTTTCAAGCTTGCCGAGTTACCCGATTGGGGGTGGTACTGTAGTGTTGTTGACCTCTGAAATGGAGGTGGCGGAAAACTTCACCTATTCTGATGAACTACATCATCCCCTGCTCAGGGATTCTAAGGGGGTATCCTTGGAGCGTATTTCTTTGGAATCCCCGGCCAGTTTGGCTGACAATTGGCAAACTGCTAGTTCGAATGAGGATTTTGGGACTCCAGGCAAAGCAAATTCAAATGTCTTATCAGATGAATTTAAGGGGGATATAATTACGATTGAGCCTGAGATTTTTGACCCCGAGGGAAGTTCCGGGAATTCCTTTACGAGGATTTCTTATGAGTTTGAACAGGCCGGTTGGACGGGATCTTTTTCGATCTATGCCACAGATGGACGGCTAATTCAAACTTTAGCCCAAAACCAAATTCTAGGGAGTTCTGGTTTCTACACTTGGCATGGCACCGATGAGCTGGGCGGTCGGGTAAGAGCGGGGTATTACGTGCTGCTGGTGGAGTTATTTGACTTAGATGGGAGGAAATCTACTATGAAGAAAACACTAGTGGTCGCTACTCAGCTCAAATAA
- the carB gene encoding carbamoyl-phosphate synthase large subunit, translating to MPKDSSIKHVLIIGSGPIVIGQACEFDYAGSQAARSLREEGITVTLINSNPATIMTDSVTADNIYLLPLEKKSIIKILNEHPDIDAVLPTMGGQTALNLAIDCDNAGIWKKYNTRMIGVDIDAIETAENREKFKALMEELGVNVCIGHTATSFLQGKEIAQEIGFPLVIRPSYTLGGTGGGFVEKPEDFEKALTSGLQASPTHEVLIEQSILGWKEYELEVMQDSIGNMIVICSIENFDPCGVHTGDSITVAPAMTLPDTVYQELRNQAIKMMKGIGNFAGGCNVQFAVSPDNKTIIGIEINPRVSRSSALASKATGYPIAKVAAKLAIGYNLDELTNTITGTTSAFFEPAIDYVIVKVPRWNFDKFKGSDRRLGLSMKAVGEVMGIGRNFQEALQKACQSLEIKRNGLGADGKELRDQEKILYSLANPSWNRLFHVYDAFKLGISFRTIHDLTKIDKWFLRQIEELIHLEAEIEKCDINSISQELMEMAKKKGYADRQLAHLLGCLESEVFNKRYDEMGIKRVYKLVDTCAAEFEAQTPYYYSSFGDENESVTTDKKKIVVLGSGPNRVGQGIEFDYSCVHGVLAAKECGYETIMINCNPETVSTDFDIADKLYFEPVFWEHIYEIILHEKPEGVIVQLGGQTALKLAEKLEKYGIKIIGTSFEALDLAEDRGRFSSLLKELDVPYPQFGTVHNTDEALELCKEIGFPLLVRPSYVLGGQGMKIVINEKELEEHVVDVLRDIPNNEILLDHFLEGAIEAEADAICDGENVYIIGIMQHIEPAGIHSGDSYAVLPPYNLGDLVIRQIETFTEKIALALKTVGLINIQFAIKDDKVYIIEANPRASRTVPFICKAYREPYVNYAVKVMLGEKKVTDFEFKPYKHGYAIKQPVFSFHKFPNVNKELGPEMKSTGEAIYFIEDLMDDYFLKIYSERNLYLSR from the coding sequence ATGCCAAAAGACAGTAGCATCAAGCACGTACTCATCATCGGTTCTGGTCCCATTGTTATCGGCCAAGCATGTGAATTTGACTATGCAGGTTCTCAAGCGGCGAGGTCCCTTCGCGAAGAAGGTATCACTGTGACGCTGATTAACTCCAATCCAGCTACCATTATGACCGATTCGGTCACGGCGGATAATATTTATTTGCTTCCCTTGGAGAAAAAGTCAATCATCAAAATCCTGAATGAACACCCGGATATTGATGCAGTTCTACCGACTATGGGAGGACAGACGGCTTTGAATCTCGCTATTGATTGCGATAATGCCGGAATCTGGAAAAAATACAACACCAGAATGATAGGTGTGGATATTGACGCCATAGAAACTGCCGAAAACCGTGAAAAATTCAAGGCACTCATGGAAGAGCTGGGAGTTAACGTCTGTATAGGCCATACTGCCACTTCCTTTTTGCAGGGCAAAGAAATCGCACAGGAAATTGGCTTCCCGCTGGTAATCCGACCTTCCTACACACTTGGTGGTACCGGTGGAGGTTTTGTAGAAAAGCCTGAAGACTTCGAAAAAGCCTTGACCTCAGGATTGCAAGCTTCGCCAACTCATGAAGTTTTGATAGAGCAAAGTATTCTGGGATGGAAAGAATACGAGCTAGAGGTCATGCAGGATTCTATCGGAAATATGATAGTGATCTGTTCCATAGAAAATTTTGACCCATGTGGGGTACATACCGGAGACTCCATCACAGTAGCACCGGCGATGACCCTTCCGGATACAGTGTATCAGGAACTGAGAAATCAGGCCATCAAAATGATGAAAGGAATTGGGAATTTTGCAGGTGGCTGTAATGTGCAGTTTGCCGTAAGTCCTGATAACAAAACGATCATAGGAATCGAAATCAACCCGAGAGTTTCCAGATCTTCTGCTTTGGCATCCAAGGCTACTGGATATCCTATCGCCAAAGTTGCCGCCAAGCTAGCTATCGGGTACAATTTGGATGAACTGACCAATACCATTACCGGAACTACCTCCGCGTTTTTTGAGCCTGCGATCGATTATGTGATCGTAAAAGTGCCAAGATGGAATTTCGATAAATTCAAAGGTTCTGACCGTAGACTAGGGCTATCCATGAAGGCTGTGGGTGAAGTGATGGGCATTGGCCGTAACTTCCAGGAAGCTTTGCAAAAAGCCTGTCAATCGCTTGAAATCAAGAGAAATGGACTTGGTGCAGACGGCAAAGAGCTGAGAGATCAGGAGAAAATCCTTTATTCACTGGCCAATCCGAGCTGGAATAGACTTTTCCATGTGTATGACGCATTTAAGTTGGGGATTTCCTTTAGGACTATCCACGACCTCACCAAAATCGACAAGTGGTTCCTAAGACAAATCGAGGAGCTGATTCACCTGGAAGCTGAGATCGAAAAATGCGACATTAACAGCATTTCCCAAGAGCTGATGGAAATGGCGAAGAAAAAAGGCTATGCAGACAGACAGTTGGCGCATTTGCTAGGTTGTCTTGAAAGCGAAGTCTTCAATAAGCGCTATGATGAAATGGGGATCAAGCGAGTGTATAAACTGGTGGATACCTGTGCAGCTGAATTTGAAGCCCAAACTCCTTATTACTACTCTTCTTTCGGGGATGAGAATGAATCTGTGACTACGGATAAGAAAAAAATTGTGGTCTTAGGCTCTGGGCCTAACAGAGTAGGTCAGGGAATCGAATTTGACTACTCTTGTGTACATGGTGTGCTTGCAGCAAAGGAATGTGGCTATGAGACCATCATGATCAACTGTAATCCAGAGACGGTTTCTACGGACTTTGACATTGCGGACAAATTGTATTTTGAACCGGTATTCTGGGAGCATATCTATGAGATTATCCTTCACGAAAAGCCAGAGGGAGTTATCGTTCAGCTAGGTGGACAAACAGCATTGAAGCTAGCGGAGAAACTGGAAAAATATGGCATTAAGATCATCGGGACGAGTTTTGAAGCCTTGGACCTTGCCGAAGACAGAGGTAGATTCTCCAGCTTACTGAAAGAGTTGGATGTGCCTTATCCGCAATTTGGTACGGTTCATAATACTGACGAAGCACTTGAGCTTTGCAAAGAGATCGGGTTTCCCTTGCTGGTAAGACCAAGCTATGTGCTGGGCGGACAAGGCATGAAGATCGTGATCAATGAAAAGGAACTGGAAGAGCACGTAGTGGATGTACTCAGAGATATCCCGAATAATGAAATTCTACTGGATCACTTCCTGGAAGGAGCGATAGAAGCTGAGGCTGACGCGATCTGCGATGGGGAGAATGTGTACATAATTGGCATCATGCAGCACATCGAGCCGGCTGGTATTCACTCCGGTGATTCCTATGCGGTGTTGCCTCCCTATAATTTGGGTGATTTGGTGATTCGTCAGATAGAGACCTTTACGGAGAAAATCGCTTTGGCACTGAAAACCGTAGGTTTGATCAATATTCAGTTTGCGATCAAAGACGATAAGGTGTACATCATCGAAGCGAATCCAAGAGCTTCACGTACGGTTCCTTTCATTTGCAAGGCCTACCGTGAACCTTATGTAAACTATGCCGTAAAGGTGATGTTGGGTGAGAAAAAAGTGACGGATTTTGAATTCAAACCTTACAAACATGGTTATGCTATCAAACAGCCCGTGTTCTCATTCCATAAATTCCCGAATGTAAATAAAGAATTAGGGCCGGAAATGAAATCTACCGGAGAGGCGATTTACTTTATCGAAGATCTGATGGATGATTATTTCTTAAAAATCTACTCTGAAAGAAACCTTTATTTGAGTAGATAA
- a CDS encoding DUF4834 family protein, translating to MVKFLVIVLGVGWLLIQLLRYFLRSKLAKFAQHVNEVAKEEERAQRHASRPKDEVVVDYVPKKPHEKSSKDIQGGEYVDYEEVKD from the coding sequence TTGGTAAAATTTCTTGTCATAGTACTTGGAGTCGGCTGGCTATTGATCCAGCTGCTCCGATATTTTCTTAGATCAAAGCTTGCAAAGTTTGCGCAGCATGTAAATGAAGTAGCCAAGGAAGAAGAACGTGCACAGCGTCATGCTTCCAGGCCTAAAGATGAAGTGGTGGTAGACTATGTTCCTAAGAAGCCGCATGAGAAAAGCTCCAAAGATATACAAGGCGGGGAATACGTCGATTACGAAGAAGTGAAGGATTAA
- a CDS encoding SprT-like domain-containing protein — MQISDKLQVILSKHVPKPAVAYCLSLWQQEPFSFQVTASRKTKLGDFRFRKNRSTQTITINADLNPYQFLLTYIHEVAHLHAFVKYSTHIAPHGKEWKQTFQQLMSPVLSTVYFPIDLLIPLRKHMLNPKASSARDLFLMKEMSKYDLNTSGAKALFLSDLKSGNKFELSGRVFEKIETKRTRVLCEEISSGKKYLIAQLAKVKLIDE; from the coding sequence ATGCAGATTTCAGATAAGCTTCAGGTCATCCTTTCCAAACACGTGCCCAAACCGGCGGTGGCCTATTGCCTCAGCCTCTGGCAACAAGAGCCCTTTTCCTTTCAAGTGACCGCTTCCCGCAAAACTAAACTGGGAGACTTCAGGTTTCGCAAAAACCGAAGCACACAGACCATCACCATCAATGCTGACCTGAATCCTTATCAATTTCTACTTACCTACATCCACGAGGTCGCTCATTTGCATGCATTCGTAAAATACAGCACCCATATTGCTCCTCATGGCAAAGAATGGAAACAAACATTTCAGCAACTCATGAGCCCGGTATTAAGTACAGTGTATTTCCCCATCGACCTATTGATTCCCTTACGAAAACACATGCTTAACCCCAAAGCAAGTTCGGCCAGAGATCTGTTTTTAATGAAGGAAATGTCTAAATACGACCTGAATACCAGCGGCGCAAAAGCACTGTTTTTATCTGATTTAAAAAGCGGAAATAAATTTGAGCTTTCAGGTAGAGTTTTTGAAAAAATAGAAACTAAGCGGACTCGGGTACTCTGTGAGGAAATCTCTTCGGGTAAAAAATACTTGATTGCCCAGCTGGCCAAAGTAAAGTTAATCGATGAGTAA
- the scpB gene encoding SMC-Scp complex subunit ScpB: MDFLHRHIEALIFCAPEPLPKAEIIKCMAEMFEAEIPSAHVDEAIDQLMEKYQSDEFSFQLQNSGGGYQFLTKPAYQTSIGILLRQQSQKRLSTAQLETLAIIAYKQPVTKGDIEQIRGVNSDYSVQKLLDKELVEIKGKSEGLGRPLIYGTSDKFMEYFGINALSELPQPKDFSQPDNQIGEERE, from the coding sequence TTGGATTTTCTTCACCGGCATATTGAAGCATTGATATTTTGTGCCCCAGAACCTTTGCCAAAGGCTGAGATTATCAAATGTATGGCAGAGATGTTTGAGGCAGAGATCCCTTCAGCACATGTGGATGAGGCCATTGATCAACTGATGGAGAAGTATCAGTCTGATGAGTTTTCATTCCAGCTTCAGAATTCTGGAGGGGGGTATCAGTTTTTGACCAAACCGGCTTACCAAACTTCTATCGGGATTCTTTTGCGACAGCAAAGCCAAAAGCGCCTATCTACTGCGCAGCTTGAAACATTGGCGATTATTGCTTACAAGCAGCCCGTGACCAAAGGAGACATAGAACAAATCAGGGGAGTAAACAGTGATTATTCTGTGCAAAAGTTATTGGACAAGGAGCTGGTGGAGATAAAAGGAAAGTCTGAAGGACTGGGCAGGCCTTTGATATATGGTACTTCGGATAAGTTTATGGAGTATTTTGGGATCAATGCACTGTCTGAACTTCCGCAGCCCAAGGACTTTTCCCAGCCGGACAATCAAATCGGAGAAGAGCGTGAGTAA
- a CDS encoding class I SAM-dependent methyltransferase — protein sequence MDLSQFHRPDFQQFVQDHLSEDPALLLFKYQGKTDFDLKTAVQQISARQKAKKKLPSWASNPQLVFPASISLEQSSSEETAIFKAKYLQGKTMIDLTGGFGVDSYFLNRAFEKAIYCEQQAELAEIAEHNLDLLAPKKFEIIKGDGIAFLEQTSKRFELIYADPARRGKGNQKLYQLEDCEPDVVSSWEMLKSKANSILLKVSPMLDISQAISALPDIQKVQVVSVKNEVKELLLHWQKQASEVPLRIEAIDLGVKETLFSFELGEEESSQSVYGEIREYLFEPLSGVLKAGAFKAFGSRFGLEKLEPNSHLYTSSELKPELPARVFKVIREVQPKKAEIKKLFPSGKVNVITRNYASGSEILKKKLGVKDGGEDFLIGTKTQSGFKVFWCKLVK from the coding sequence ATGGATCTGAGCCAGTTTCACCGGCCCGATTTTCAGCAATTTGTGCAGGATCATCTCAGTGAAGATCCTGCACTTTTACTTTTCAAGTACCAGGGCAAAACTGACTTTGACCTGAAAACAGCGGTTCAGCAAATTTCCGCTCGGCAAAAAGCCAAGAAAAAACTTCCCTCCTGGGCTTCAAATCCACAATTGGTCTTCCCGGCAAGTATTTCGCTGGAGCAAAGTTCCTCAGAAGAAACAGCCATTTTCAAAGCAAAATACCTGCAAGGAAAAACAATGATTGACCTCACTGGGGGTTTTGGGGTGGACAGTTATTTTTTAAATAGGGCCTTCGAAAAAGCTATCTACTGTGAACAGCAAGCGGAACTAGCAGAAATAGCCGAGCACAACCTAGACCTTTTAGCACCAAAGAAATTCGAAATTATCAAGGGTGATGGAATAGCATTTTTGGAGCAGACCTCCAAACGGTTTGAGCTGATCTATGCGGATCCTGCGCGTAGGGGAAAAGGAAACCAGAAGCTCTACCAACTTGAGGATTGCGAGCCCGATGTGGTCAGTTCCTGGGAAATGCTGAAAAGTAAAGCCAATTCGATTTTGCTGAAAGTATCGCCCATGCTTGACATCTCTCAGGCAATCTCAGCTCTTCCGGACATCCAAAAAGTGCAGGTGGTTTCTGTCAAAAATGAGGTGAAAGAATTGCTATTACATTGGCAAAAGCAAGCATCTGAAGTTCCTTTGAGAATTGAAGCTATTGATCTGGGTGTGAAAGAAACCCTTTTTTCATTTGAACTGGGTGAAGAAGAAAGCAGCCAGTCTGTATATGGGGAAATTAGAGAGTATTTGTTTGAGCCGCTTTCTGGAGTTTTGAAAGCAGGAGCTTTTAAGGCTTTTGGAAGTAGATTTGGATTGGAAAAACTAGAACCAAACAGCCACCTCTATACCAGCTCTGAGCTAAAGCCCGAACTCCCAGCCCGGGTATTCAAAGTAATCCGGGAGGTGCAGCCTAAGAAAGCTGAAATCAAAAAGCTGTTCCCTTCGGGGAAGGTAAATGTGATCACCCGAAACTATGCCAGTGGTTCAGAAATCCTGAAGAAAAAGCTCGGCGTAAAGGACGGAGGGGAAGATTTTCTGATCGGGACCAAAACCCAAAGTGGTTTCAAGGTTTTTTGGTGTAAGCTAGTAAAATAA
- a CDS encoding aspartate-semialdehyde dehydrogenase — MKLAVVGATGLVGSEILEVLAEHNFPFDELLLVASERSVGKQIEYKGKAYTVIGLGDAVAMQPDVAIFSAGGSTSTEWAPKFAEVGTLVIDNSSAWRMDPTKKLVVPEINGKELTKEDKIIANPNCSTIQMVLALAPLRERYGIKRVVVSTYQSVTGSGKGAVDQMMAERAGETPQMVYPHKIDMNVLPHIDVFQPNGYTKEEMKMINETKKIFSDESVKVTATTVRIPTMGGHSEAVNVEFKEDFELDEVRKILAETPGVILQDDPENFIYPMPINAHKKDEVFVGRLRRDESQSNTLNMWIVADNLRKGAATNAVQIAEYALANGLI; from the coding sequence ATGAAATTAGCAGTGGTAGGAGCTACCGGCTTGGTAGGCTCAGAAATCCTAGAAGTGCTCGCAGAGCACAATTTCCCTTTTGATGAACTTCTTCTAGTCGCCAGTGAGCGATCAGTGGGCAAACAGATTGAATATAAGGGTAAAGCTTACACTGTGATAGGGTTGGGTGATGCAGTCGCTATGCAGCCAGATGTGGCTATTTTCTCTGCTGGAGGCAGCACCTCGACTGAATGGGCTCCAAAGTTTGCAGAGGTAGGCACCTTAGTGATTGACAATTCATCTGCCTGGAGAATGGATCCTACGAAAAAACTAGTAGTGCCAGAAATCAACGGTAAAGAACTTACCAAAGAAGATAAGATCATTGCGAACCCCAACTGTTCCACCATTCAAATGGTATTGGCTTTGGCTCCATTGCGAGAGCGCTATGGCATCAAAAGAGTAGTGGTGTCCACCTATCAATCTGTGACTGGCTCTGGCAAGGGAGCTGTGGATCAGATGATGGCTGAGCGTGCAGGTGAAACTCCGCAGATGGTCTATCCGCACAAAATTGACATGAATGTACTTCCTCATATCGATGTGTTCCAGCCCAATGGATACACCAAAGAGGAGATGAAAATGATCAACGAAACCAAAAAAATCTTCTCTGACGAAAGTGTAAAAGTAACTGCCACTACCGTGCGAATCCCGACCATGGGAGGTCACTCTGAGGCTGTAAACGTGGAGTTTAAAGAGGATTTTGAGCTAGATGAGGTAAGAAAAATTCTCGCAGAGACTCCGGGAGTAATCCTTCAGGATGATCCGGAAAACTTCATCTATCCTATGCCTATCAATGCCCATAAAAAGGATGAGGTATTTGTGGGACGATTGAGAAGAGATGAATCTCAGTCAAACACCCTGAATATGTGGATAGTAGCAGATAACCTTCGAAAAGGTGCTGCGACCAATGCCGTTCAAATCGCCGAATATGCGCTGGCAAACGGCTTGATATAA
- the der gene encoding ribosome biogenesis GTPase Der, with amino-acid sequence MANIVAIVGRPNVGKSTLFNRLIEERKAIEDNMSGVTRDRHYGHAQWGGKFFSVIDTGGYVTGSDDVYEAEIRKQVKLAIEEADVILFVVDCHDGLTDLDTEFANELRSTEKPIFLVANKADNQEKSFMANEFYALGVSDYEVFPIASASGSGTGELLDEMIKHFQDEGIEDPDADTPKISILGRPNVGKSSFLNALIGKERSIVTNEAGTTRDAIHTRYKLFGQDFIITDTAGIRKKAKVKEDIEFYSVMRSLRTLEESDVVIVMVDATRGLEAQDINLIALAIKNNKGIMIMVNKWDLIEKDHKTMNTFKEDMLERLGENKWIPIIFTSVTEKQRIFQAIELAVKVFENKTRRIATSKLNDVILAEIERYPPPAWKGKYIKIKYATQLPTKNPVFAFFCNLPQYIKAPYTRYLENRLRENFDFEGVPIKITYKNK; translated from the coding sequence ATGGCAAATATTGTAGCAATTGTAGGCAGACCAAATGTGGGCAAATCCACTTTGTTTAACCGGTTAATAGAGGAAAGAAAAGCCATAGAAGACAATATGAGCGGCGTAACCCGTGACAGACATTATGGTCATGCGCAGTGGGGAGGCAAATTTTTCTCAGTAATAGATACCGGCGGATATGTGACAGGCTCTGATGATGTCTATGAAGCAGAGATCAGAAAACAGGTAAAACTGGCTATAGAAGAAGCCGACGTCATTCTCTTTGTGGTGGATTGCCACGATGGATTGACAGATCTGGACACTGAATTTGCCAATGAACTGAGATCCACCGAAAAACCGATTTTCCTAGTTGCGAATAAAGCTGACAACCAGGAAAAAAGTTTTATGGCCAATGAATTCTACGCCTTAGGTGTGAGTGATTACGAAGTATTTCCAATCGCCTCTGCAAGCGGAAGTGGCACAGGAGAGCTTTTGGACGAAATGATCAAGCATTTTCAGGATGAAGGAATTGAAGACCCTGATGCAGACACTCCGAAAATCTCCATTTTGGGCCGCCCAAACGTAGGCAAATCATCCTTCCTCAATGCCCTGATCGGAAAGGAAAGGTCTATTGTCACCAATGAAGCCGGAACTACCCGTGATGCCATTCACACCCGATACAAGCTTTTTGGTCAAGACTTCATCATAACCGATACAGCAGGAATTCGCAAAAAAGCCAAAGTCAAAGAGGATATAGAGTTCTACTCTGTCATGCGATCCCTTCGCACCCTGGAGGAGTCTGATGTGGTAATAGTCATGGTGGATGCCACTAGAGGACTGGAAGCCCAGGACATTAACTTGATCGCGCTTGCCATCAAGAATAATAAAGGCATCATGATCATGGTAAATAAGTGGGATCTAATTGAAAAAGACCACAAAACCATGAACACCTTCAAAGAAGACATGCTGGAAAGGCTAGGCGAAAACAAATGGATCCCCATTATTTTCACCTCAGTCACTGAGAAACAAAGAATTTTCCAGGCGATAGAATTAGCCGTCAAAGTATTCGAGAACAAAACAAGAAGGATCGCCACTTCCAAACTTAACGATGTAATACTCGCAGAAATCGAACGATACCCTCCTCCAGCCTGGAAAGGAAAGTATATCAAAATCAAATATGCTACCCAGCTTCCGACCAAAAATCCGGTATTTGCTTTCTTCTGCAATCTCCCTCAATACATAAAAGCCCCTTATACCCGCTACCTGGAAAACCGCTTAAGGGAAAATTTTGATTTTGAAGGTGTTCCAATCAAAATCACTTACAAAAACAAATAA
- a CDS encoding TraR/DksA family transcriptional regulator, producing the protein MSKEEKTAYSPEELKEFEVIIQGKLDSAKAELNSLKETLSKKNDSGTGFTASTSKLLEDGADTLERESMNQLAARQQKFIYNLENALIRIKNGTYGVCVDTGKLISKERLMAVPHTMHSIEAKLAKN; encoded by the coding sequence ATGAGCAAGGAAGAAAAAACCGCATATTCCCCTGAAGAATTGAAAGAATTCGAAGTGATTATTCAGGGTAAACTTGATAGTGCGAAGGCTGAGCTTAATTCCTTAAAGGAAACACTCAGTAAGAAAAATGACAGTGGTACAGGATTTACAGCTTCTACTTCAAAACTGCTGGAGGATGGAGCAGACACTCTTGAGCGCGAAAGCATGAATCAATTGGCTGCTCGCCAACAGAAGTTTATCTACAACTTGGAAAATGCACTGATCCGAATCAAGAACGGAACTTACGGAGTGTGTGTGGATACCGGTAAGTTGATTTCGAAGGAGCGTCTGATGGCAGTGCCGCATACCATGCATTCCATTGAAGCTAAATTAGCAAAAAACTAA